A genomic region of Saccopteryx bilineata isolate mSacBil1 chromosome 1, mSacBil1_pri_phased_curated, whole genome shotgun sequence contains the following coding sequences:
- the LOC136333537 gene encoding RLA class II histocompatibility antigen, DP alpha-1 chain-like isoform X3 yields the protein MLRSSTTREATDFSRSEFPIVFRSCSCLSFCLPRVLGHPFVSPITLLCPLAFSVPFSSPACPPSSPSLPARHAADHVSTYAEFVQTQSPSGEHMFEFDGDEQFYVDLDKKETVWHLPEFIHAFDYDARRGIADIVMARKNLDTLIQRSNHTRATNEPPEVTVFPKESVDLGQPNTLICHVDKFFPPVLRVTWLRNGQPVTEGVAETIFLPSTEFRFQRFHYLTFVPSADDVYGCRVEHWGLDGPLLRLWGIEPVTPGWT from the exons ATGCTCAGGTCTTCAACTACAAGAGAAGCCACTGACTTTTCAAGAAGTGAGTTCCCTATTGTTTTCCGctcctgttcctgtctttcattcTGCCTTCCTCGTGTTCTGGGTCATCCCTTCGTGTCCCCAATAACCCTCCTTTGTCCCCTTgctttttctgttccattttcttCCCCTGCTTGTCCAccgtcctccccctccctccctgcacgTCACGCAGCAGATCACGTGTCAACGTATGCGGAGTTCGTGCAGACGCAGAGCCCCTCCGGGGAGCACATGTTCGAATTCGACGGGGACGAGCAGTTCTACGTGGACCTGGACAAGAAGGAGACCGTCTGGCATCTGCCGGAGTTCATCCACGCCTTCGACTACGACGCGCGCAGGGGGATTGCGGACATCGTCATGGCGAGAAAAAACTTGGACACCCTGATCCAACGGTCCAATCACACCAGGGCCACAAACG AGCCCCCCGAGGTGACTGTGTTCCCCAAGGAGTCCGTGGACCTGGGCCAGCCCAACACCCTCATCTGCCATGTGGACAAGTTCTTCCCGCCTGTGCTCAGGGTCACCTGGCTGCGCAATGGACAGCCGGTAACGGAAGGCGTGGCCGAGACCATCTTCCTGCCCAGCACGGAGTTCAGATTCCAGAGGTTTCACTACCTGACCTTCGTGCCCTCAGCAGATGACGTCTACGGCTGCCGGGTGGAGCACTGGGGCCTGGACGGGCCGCTCCTGCGGCTCTGGG